The proteins below come from a single Serratia fonticola genomic window:
- a CDS encoding AraC family transcriptional regulator, whose protein sequence is MALILQHQVFDPDSYSAPVVGISAELADHDSGEHQHQRAQILYAPRGCMTVTLAERWLILPPTRIIWIPSGVRHRVQLRGQVAYRSLYFADAAMLAMPHSAVLAANPLLAAVIERIAHWPFDYAQQNPHAEDLLLVLRNELSVAEQENTSLMLPSDPRVAAWVDGLNGVDQLPGLVVLAKAINLHPKTLTRIFLRETGLSYQQWCQQWRLMHAIELLAQLPSVSAVAQRLAFSSDSAFIAFFRQYTGTTPKRFMAGGERGVE, encoded by the coding sequence ATGGCGCTGATTCTGCAACATCAGGTGTTTGATCCGGATAGTTACTCCGCTCCGGTGGTGGGAATTAGTGCCGAGCTGGCGGATCATGATTCTGGCGAACATCAGCATCAACGGGCCCAGATCCTCTATGCACCACGTGGCTGTATGACGGTGACATTAGCTGAACGCTGGCTGATCCTGCCGCCAACGCGCATTATCTGGATACCGAGCGGGGTGCGACACCGCGTGCAACTGCGTGGGCAGGTGGCTTACCGATCGCTCTATTTTGCGGATGCCGCGATGCTGGCAATGCCGCACAGTGCGGTGTTGGCCGCCAATCCGTTACTGGCAGCGGTGATAGAACGCATCGCACATTGGCCGTTTGACTATGCGCAGCAGAACCCACATGCGGAAGATTTATTACTAGTCTTGCGCAATGAACTGAGCGTGGCGGAGCAGGAAAATACCAGTTTGATGCTACCGAGCGATCCGCGAGTTGCGGCCTGGGTTGACGGTTTAAACGGCGTTGATCAACTACCCGGGCTGGTGGTATTGGCGAAGGCGATCAATCTGCATCCTAAAACGCTAACGCGAATTTTCCTGCGGGAAACCGGGCTGAGCTATCAGCAGTGGTGCCAGCAATGGCGTTTGATGCACGCCATTGAGTTACTGGCGCAATTGCCTTCCGTAAGTGCGGTTGCGCAGCGGCTGGCCTTCTCTAGCGACAGCGCGTTTATCGCCTTTTTCCGCCAGTATACCGGCACCACGCCAAAGCGGTTTATGGCGGGTGGGGAACGGGGTGTTGAGTAA
- a CDS encoding MFS transporter encodes MSIKNLPLPLIIVMIMAPQILETLYSPALTAIRFDYQIDATQASHTLSVYFFAFAFGVAFWGMISDQYGRRTAMLAGLVLYTAGALLALLSSSFTLLIVSRAVIAFGAAVGSVVTQTMLRDVYQGQALGKMFAIIGMALSISPVLGMFSGGMLVFWGGRMAIFSAQAGLALLLLIWCWRALPETRQQTAGIALLPCLQEMLRDRQIWCSALLVASFNIMAFSYFSLAPFIFETLGLTSEQFGYSGIVLAFGSLCGAAANRYLLQKGLCAYRQIQIASLLALLAAVAAWYWQASLMILLPCMMVTVAFGLAIPNILSQALKHYRNRLGAAGAILGLLYYLLIAGGLALAAMGQHLPLTLLGCSLLSLACSARLKGYAES; translated from the coding sequence ATGTCCATCAAAAATCTACCTCTGCCACTGATCATCGTGATGATCATGGCACCACAAATCCTGGAAACGCTCTACAGCCCGGCGTTAACCGCTATCCGCTTTGATTACCAGATCGATGCCACGCAGGCCAGCCACACCCTGTCGGTCTATTTTTTCGCCTTCGCTTTCGGCGTGGCGTTTTGGGGAATGATAAGTGACCAATATGGCCGTAGAACCGCCATGCTCGCCGGTTTGGTGCTGTATACGGCCGGAGCCTTGCTGGCGTTGCTGAGCAGCTCTTTCACGTTGCTCATCGTCTCACGCGCCGTTATCGCCTTTGGTGCCGCCGTTGGTTCTGTGGTGACGCAGACCATGCTGCGCGATGTCTATCAGGGGCAGGCGTTAGGAAAGATGTTTGCGATAATTGGCATGGCATTGTCGATAAGCCCGGTGTTGGGTATGTTTAGCGGCGGAATGCTGGTGTTTTGGGGCGGTCGCATGGCCATTTTCTCCGCGCAAGCAGGATTGGCGCTGTTGCTGCTGATCTGGTGTTGGCGAGCGCTGCCAGAAACCCGCCAGCAAACCGCCGGTATCGCTTTACTCCCCTGTTTGCAGGAGATGCTGCGCGATAGGCAAATCTGGTGCTCGGCGTTGCTGGTTGCCAGTTTTAACATCATGGCGTTCAGCTACTTCAGTCTGGCCCCGTTTATTTTTGAGACCTTGGGGCTGACCAGCGAGCAGTTTGGTTATTCGGGGATTGTTTTGGCCTTTGGCAGCCTGTGCGGCGCAGCAGCAAACCGCTACCTTCTGCAAAAAGGATTATGCGCTTACCGACAGATCCAAATTGCCAGTCTGTTAGCCCTGTTGGCCGCTGTTGCTGCATGGTATTGGCAGGCAAGTCTGATGATCCTGCTGCCCTGTATGATGGTGACCGTGGCCTTTGGCTTGGCCATTCCCAATATTCTCAGCCAGGCGCTAAAGCATTACCGCAACCGGCTGGGTGCTGCCGGTGCGATATTGGGGTTACTCTATTATCTGCTGATCGCTGGCGGCCTGGCACTGGCCGCCATGGGCCAGCACCTGCCGTTAACGCTGCTGGGATGTAGCTTGTTAAGCCTCGCCTGTTCAGCAAGGCTTAAAGGTTACGCAGAAAGCTGA